The sequence below is a genomic window from Nostoc flagelliforme CCNUN1.
TTCATAACGGCGAGGAAATCGAAGTCATTAGTAACTAATGACTAAATCTGCGGGCGGGGCGGCTATCCCGGACACCCCTTGAAGGTATGGGATTCACGCCCATTTTCATTGAAAATTGCTATAATTTCCAATTTTTTAGCTGGGATTCTATGGTATTTGTCTGCTAAAAAAGCGGTCTAAAATTTCTGATTTCTGTTCCGAACTGAAGTTGTCATACCAATCTTCAAACTTTTTAACTAGTCCAGGATTTCTGAAAATCTCTGAATTATCATCTGGTTTTTCAGTCAAAAGTTTTGGTTTGTTAGAGGAATAAGTAAGTATTTCTACTTGATTATCCCTCTTTCGATGCATAAGTTGCATCAATAACTCCATTGCTACAGTTGGCAACACGCGGCAGGTAGAACTCATGAAAAAATCAAAAGTCATACTACCTAGACGGATGCGATCGCCATCTTTGAGCTTGATTGGCCCAAAAGCGCGCTCGTCATTCACAAATGAGCCATTGGTACTGTTGAAGTCTATAAAGTAGAAGCCTTGATCGTCAATATATTGAATAGCAGCGTGGCGACGAGACATATAACTATCAACAATGCAAATACCACTGCTGCGATTACGACCTATTGTCCAGATTTGCTGTGGCTGTCGTAAACTTTGGGTCTGATTGCCGCACAGATTAGTCATTAAATAAACAGCAGAAGTATCCACTACACCATGTACATAACATCTCTTCCCTCTCGCCAACGACGGTTGAGATAGGTTTTCTAGCTGAAGAATTTCATCTAAAAGGCTGCTGTGGTGTTCATACAACTTAAGAAATACCTGATATAAAGTTAATCTCCGCTCTATTTCCGTTTGTGCAAAGTCAGCCATCATACGTAAACCTTGTATTACCTGATTTCGGTTGTGAATATTTTGCTTCAGCCTACAACCAGGGATAATTAATTTTTAACTTTCCGCTGCCATTTGAAAAGTTGAGTGGCTTAAAAGGGTTAAATTTTACAATTTTTAAATTCGAGATTCCCTGTTGTTCCTAGCTATAAAAAGCATGGAAACATCTAAAACAAATTATTATGATCCTTTATTGTTTATTGTAAATAATCATTTGTTATTTGTAACAGACAGAAATTATAAAGATTTGATTAAGAATCGCCAACTATCTACGTATTTTTGCTGGATAATCGGATATTTCTTAACATTTACAATAGGGATGACTATCGTTCAACACAACTATAACCATCCTGAATTATCGCGAACAGCAAGATCCCCGACTTCGTAAAAGTTGTCGGGGATCTGCGGGTTGGGTTGGAATTCTCACAAAGTAAATAGGATTGCTATTATCTATTTGGTCAATTCTGAATAAACCTAAGTTTTATCATAAGAGGATGTTTGAAAAGTCGTCCAACGTATGTTTGACTACCCTGGCTATCCAGAAGTTGAAACGAGAGAATAAGGGTTCTGGGACTTGCGATCCCTTCTGTGAGTTGCATTTAAGGCTCAAGCTGACACTTTTCAAACAACCTCTAAGAATAATGGCTGATTTATTTAAGCTAATGAGGAAATAGAAGCCTTGTGAGCTTTATAAAACAATACAGTTCAGTTTAAGACTTGCTCCTCCCTAAGCCTCCTTAAAAAATAGGGAACTAGTACCGTAAGGCGGAAATCAAAAGTCAAGGCTTCGGCTTCGCTCAGCCTTGACCCTGAGCGCAGTCGAAGGGTCAAAAGTCAAAAGTCACATATGCTTTAATTTTGAGCTTTCTGGCTGTAATGAAATGGTAGGTTTATTTTCGCCTTGCGGTACTAGTCTGGGAGGCAGGGCAAGTGAGTAGCTTCTCAAATTTAAACTTTTAATTCACAACAACCCTCGTTTCCCATTGGGACGGATGGTCATCCAATTTGTTTTTGCTAATGCAAGCTGTTCATCAGAAATTTTGGCACTGGTGAGATTAGCACCACACAGATTAGCTCCTCGGAGGTTAGCATTACTGAGATAAGCATTGCTAAGGTCTGCGCCTCGCAGGTCTGCCCCTTCTAAATCAGCATGGTTAAAGTATGCTTTGCTCAAATTAGCATCCTTGAGATTAGCTCGAGTGAGACTGGCTCTGCCAAAGTCACTATTGTGAAGATTAGCTCCCTGGAGATTGGTTTTTTGCAATTGAGTGGAATGGAAATTTGTTTGGGATAAGTCAACACCTTGCAGATTCAGCAAACTTAAATTGTGTAGAGCAAAATCTCGTCTTCCCTTCTGATAAGCAGTTAATAAACCTTGGGTATCTAATTTACGCTCAACTTTAGAAGTTTTAACTTGTGAACCATTACTGTTGCTGTTAACAAAAGTTGTTGATTTGGCCATCCCAGAACTTTGGTGTAATCCACCTGCTTCGGCTGCTGCCTTGGCT
It includes:
- a CDS encoding FHA domain-containing protein, whose product is MADFAQTEIERRLTLYQVFLKLYEHHSSLLDEILQLENLSQPSLARGKRCYVHGVVDTSAVYLMTNLCGNQTQSLRQPQQIWTIGRNRSSGICIVDSYMSRRHAAIQYIDDQGFYFIDFNSTNGSFVNDERAFGPIKLKDGDRIRLGSMTFDFFMSSTCRVLPTVAMELLMQLMHRKRDNQVEILTYSSNKPKLLTEKPDDNSEIFRNPGLVKKFEDWYDNFSSEQKSEILDRFFSRQIP